The following proteins are encoded in a genomic region of Zea mays cultivar B73 chromosome 9, Zm-B73-REFERENCE-NAM-5.0, whole genome shotgun sequence:
- the LOC100382525 gene encoding Cytochrome P450 709B2, with protein MPILLPPFHRWVVEYGRTFLYWIGPTPAIFSVDLELIKEVLTDRTGLFGKDFMIPVFKVLLGNGLILANGDDWKRHRKVVLPAFNHERIKSMSAVTAEATEQMAQRWCEQLILHSGARQAAEIQVDRAICDLTAEIIGRAAFGTSLQEAGEVLLLMHEMQKMGAAAMVDAPILWYLPTRRNLTVRRLDKLLRAKITAMMAARVAANCGGGYGDDLLGLLLEAWSPEPGRRHAGSDDEGTTTTTLTTGEVIDECKTFFGAGQETTATLLVWTMFLLSTHPQWQDKVREEVLREFRGDVPTTDTLSRLKLLHMVLLETLRLYPPIVYIQRRTASDVVLRGMLQVPEGTVVSIPIGLLQRDREVWGSDADEFNPLRFSNGVARAATDPHALLSFSLGPRACTGKSFGIIEAQIVMAVILRNFSFSLSPTYVHKPKYVVSLTPKCGMPLILKNIHA; from the exons ATGCCCATCTTGCTGCCACCGTTCCACCGATGGGTCGTCGAGTATG GGAGGACATTCCTGTACTGGATCGGGCCAACACCTGCAATCTTCTCCGTTGATTTAGAGTTGATTAAGGAAGTGCTCACAGACAGGACGGGCCTGTTTGGCAAGGACTTCATGATCCCCGTTTTCAAAGTCCTGTTGGGCAACGGGCTCATCTTAGCAAACGGCGACGACTGGAAACGGCACAGGAAAGTTGTCCTTCCAGCCTTCAACCACGAGAGGATCAag AGCATGTCGGCAGTGACGGCGGAAGCTACGGAACAGATGGCACAGCGATGGTGCGAGCAGCTAATACTGCACAGTGGTGCCCGTCAAGCAGCGGAAATACAAGTGGACCGCGCCATCTGCGACCTGACTGCCGAAATCATCGGCCGCGCCGCTTTCGGCACCAGCCTCCAGGAAGCCGGTGAGGTCCTCCTCCTGATGCACGAGATGCAGAAGATGGGCGCCGCGGCCATGGTGGATGCTCCCATACTCTG GTATCTGCCGACGCGGCGCAACCTAACGGTGCGACGTCTGGACAAGCTGTTGAGGGCCAAGATCACTGCGATGATGGCAGCGCGGGTGGCCGCCAATTGCGGCGGTGGCTACGGCGACGACCTGCTCGGCCTCCTGCTGGAGGCGTGGTCGCCGGAGCCTGGGCGGCGCCATGctgggagcgacgacgaagggacgacgacgacgacgctgacCACCGGAGAGGTGATCGACGAGTGCAAGACCTTCTTCGGCGCCGGGCAGGAGACCACCGCCACCCTCCTCGTGTGGACCATGTTCCTGCTGAGCACGCACCCGCAGTGGCAGGACAAGGTCAGGGAGGAGGTCCTCCGCGAATTCCGCGGCGACGTCCCCACCACCGACACCCTCTCCAGACTGAAGCTG CTTCACATGGTTCTGCTGGAGACACTGAGGCTCTACCCGCCGATCGTGTACATACAACGGAGGACTGCCTCAGACGTCGTGCTCAGGGGCATGCTGCAGGTGCCCGAGGGGACCGTGGTATCGATCCCCATCGGCCTGCTGCAACGGGACAGGGAGGTGTGGGGCTCCGACGCCGACGAGTTCAACCCCTTGAGGTTTAGCAATGGCGTCGCCAGGGCCGCCACGGATCCACACGCGCTGCTGTCTTTCTCGCTCGGCCCGAGAGCCTGCACCGGCAAGAGCTTCGGCATCATAGAAGCACAGATCGTCATGGCGGTCATCCTCAGGAACTTCTCCTTCTCGCTCTCCCCCACCTACGTTCACAAGCCAAAGTATGTCGTCTCCCTCACTCCCAAATGTGGGATGCCTCTCATCTTAAAGAACATCCATGCTTGA
- the LOC100381744 gene encoding Cytochrome P450 709B2, translating to MAFPAVPLLAALLLVAATRLWDYVFVRLVWRPYAITKGFREQGIHGPSYRFFKGCNEEIRSMKEKTDGLVLDVGDHKYLPRIAPHYLEWRAQYGEPFLYWYGAQARICIFDYELARQILSSKSGHFVKNDAHPTLLALVGKGLGFMEGSDWVRHRRVINPAFTIDKLKIVTETMLDFADSMAGELEAEASQNENGETQVDIYKHFSDLTVDNIAYAIFGSSYKLGKQVFEAQTELLGITMATFLDVPIPGSKYLPTQANRRKWMLETKLKSLLTRIIQPRLASGEHGNDLLGVMLDSCTETKQGGKQQQVDRLRLSLSMEEIIHECKLFFFAGHENTALLLTWSVYLLSIYPEWQERLRKEVLREFGRDAPNPNALNRLKEMTMVLFETLRLYSPALFMQRKTLADMTVGPIKLPKGTAIVIPIPIMHRDKQAWGDDADEFSPMRFANGITGAAKVPHGLLAFSMGPRSCIGQNLSMLEAKSTLALMLRKFSFALSPDYVHAPVDLFTLKPKFGLPVILRPLDNVLI from the exons ATGGCCTTCCCTGCTGTGCCCCTCCTCGCCGCTCTGCTCCTGGTCGCCGCCACGCGGCTGTGGGACTACGTCTTCGTGCGCCTCGTATGGCGGCCGTACGCCATCACCAAGGGGTTCAGAGAGCAAGGGATCCATGGACCCTCCTACAGGTTCTTCAAGGGCTGCAACGAGGAGATCAGGAGCATGAAGGAGAAGACCGACGGTCTCGTGCTGGACGTCGGCGACCACAAGTACCTCCCGCGGATCGCGCCGCACTACCTCGAATGGAGGGCTCAGTACG GAGAACCATTTCTATATTGGTACGGGGCACAAGCCCGAATTTGCATATTTGACTACGAACTAGCAAGGCAAATCCTTTCGAGCAAGTCTGGGCATTTCGTGAAGAACGATGCGCACCCTACTTTGTTGGCTCTGGTCGGCAAGGGACTCGGGTTCATGGAAGGCTCTGACTGGGTGCGCCATCGCAGGGTGATCAACCCTGCTTTCACCATTGACAAGCTTAAG attgtGACCGAGACGATGCTGGACTTCGCCGATAGCATGGCAGGTGAGTTGGAAGCTGAAGCATCCCAGAACGAGAACGGAGAAACACAAGTGGATATATACAAACATTTCAGCGATCTGACAGTTGACAATATCGCCTACGCCATCTTTGGAAGCAGCTACAAGTTAGGCAAACAAGTGTTCGAGGCACAAACTGAGCTGCTGGGGATCACCATGGCTACTTTCCTTGACGTGCCCATACCAGGATCCAA ATACCTTCCAACCCAAGCGAATCGGCGAAAATGgatgctggagacgaagctcaagAGCTTACTCACGCGGATCATACAGCCACGGTTAGCAAGCGGTGAGCACGGAAACGATCTGCTGGGCGTGATGCTGGACTCCTGCACTGAGACCAAGCAAGGAGGGAAGCAGCAGCAAGTGGATCGTCTGCGTCTCAGCTTGAGCATGGAGGAGATCATACACGAGTGCAAGCTGTTCTTCTTCGCTGGCCACGAGAACACAGCCCTTCTCCTCACGTGGTCCGTGTATTTGCTCAGCATATACCCCGAGTGGCAAGAAAGGCTCCGGAAGGAGGTCTTGAGGGAGTTCGGGAGGGACGCTCCTAACCCCAACGCGCTCAACAGATTGAAAGAG ATGACAATGGTGTTGTTCGAGACCTTGAGGCTCTACTCGCCTGCTCTCTTCATGCAAAGGAAGACCCTGGCCGACATGACCGTGGGGCCAATAAAACTGCCCAAAGGCACTGCAATTGTGATACCCATTCCGATCATGCATCGAGACAAGCAGGCATGGGGCGACGACGCAGACGAGTTCAGTCCGATGAGATTTGCGAATGGGATCACGGGAGCAGCGAAAGTTCCTCACGGCCTGCTGGCGTTCTCGATGGGGCCAAGGTCTTGCATCGGCCAGAACTTGTCGATGCTGGAAGCCAAGTCGACGCTGGCCCTGATGCTCCGCAAGTTCTCCTTCGCTCTCTCCCCTGACTACGTGCACGCGCCCGTGGATCTCTTCACTCTCAAACCTAAGTTTGGCCTTCCCGTCATTCTGAGGCCACTGGATAATGTTTTGATTTGA